The nucleotide window GGTGCTGGAACGGCGCACTGCCGGCCTCCTCGTGGCGATGGAAGACCCCGGCGACGAGCCGACCGTGGCCGCGCTCGCCGAGTTGTTGGGGGTGCCCATTCTCCCGGCGGTGGCGGTGCGGGCCGACCTACTGGCGCTCGTCGAGCAGATCTATGGCGTGGGTCAGTCTGATGGATCAGGATCCGAGGAGGCGGGCGCGCCCACGTTTGCCACCGCCGCGCCGGGGTCATCCGGTTTGCAACTCAACGATTTATTGGATCAAGTGCTGGCCACCGGTGGCTCTGATCTCCACCTGACGGTGGGTGCGCCACCGGCGGTGCGGGTGCAAGGCGAACTCTGCCGGATGGCGAACATGGCGCCGCTCAATGGCTCCGAGGTGCGGCGTTTGGTGCTCGGCATGTTCACGGAAAAGCAACGCGAACGCTTCCTGGCCGAGGGCGAGCTGGCCACCTCCCATGCCATCCCCGGACGCGGCCGGTTCCGCGTATCGGCGTTCGTTCAACGCGACTCGGTGGGGGCGGTCCTGCGTTTGGTGCCAGCGGAGATTCCTTCCGCCGAGGACCTCGGTCTGCCCGCCGACGTGATCCGATGGGCCGACCACACCAAAGGGCTGGTGCTGGTATGCGGGCCGCACGGCTCCGGAACAAGCACCACCATGGCCTCCTTGGTCGACCGCATCAACCGGGCCCGCGCCTGCCACATCCTCACGGTGGAACAGCCGATCGAGTTTCTTCACAAACACCGGGCCGCCATCGTGAATCAGCGCGAGGTGGGGGAAGACACCGCTACGTTCGAATCGGGTCTGCGCTATTCGCTGCGGCAGGATCCCGATGTTCTGGTGGTGGGGGAGATCCCCGATGTCGCCACCGTGCGCCATGTGCTCGCCGCCGCCGAGACGGGCCATCTCGTGATGGCCACGCTCCGCACCCTCGACACGGTCAAGACGCTGGAGCGCTTGGTTGACATCTTTCCGACCGATCAGCAGGTCCAGGTACGGCACCAGTTGGCTACGACCCTGCGCGGTATCGTGGTGCAGCAGTTGGTGCCGGCGATTGACGGAGGGTTCGCCCTGGCCACTGAAGTCATGAAGCCCACCGCAGAGGTGGTCCGTTGTATCCGTGAGGGCGACCATGGCAGCCTGGTGAAGGCCATGCTCGGTGGGCCAGCAATGGGAATGGGGACGATGGATCAGTCGTTGGCCCAGTTGGTGATCGAGCGCCAGGTAACGGTGAGCGACGCCGCCGACCGGGCCGTGGACCCCAACGAACTGCGCTACCTCACCTCCGGTCTCGATGCCTGAGGCCGATTCGTTAGGTTCTTGGGCATGCCAATGGATGTAACTACAACCGTGGTGCTGGCGGCGGGCCTGGTCGGGTTGCTCGTGGCCCCGGTTCTGAACGTGCTCATCGACCGGGTGCCCTCGCGGGCGCCGCTCCACGGGGAGCGAGAAGGTGAAGCGGCGGTACCGTTGTCCTGGCTGGGGATACCGGCCCAACCGTGGCTACTTCGTGCCGGCCGAGCGGCCCAGGGTCCGTTGCCCCGGCGGTGGCTCGCCGTGGAACTGGTGACCGTGGCGACCTTTGCGACCATGGCGGTGCAGTACCCCTCACTGGAACTGATCCCCTTGCTGCTCCTCACGGCCTCGCTGATCACCGTGTCGGTGATCGATATTCAGTTGTTGCGCATCCCGGATCGGATCATCTTCCCCACTCTGGCGCTGGCCCTTCCACTCCTGTTGGCCATCTCCTGGTACCGCGACGATTTGGGCCCGTTCAAGGCGGGCCTGGCCGGCGGCGCTGGTTACTTCCTCCTGCTGTTCCTGCCACACGTCGTGTATCCGCGCGGCATGGGATTCGGAGATGTGAAATTGGCTCTCCTCATGGGGCTCTACCTCGGGTGGATGGGCTGGAGTTTGTCCTATCCCATCGTGGGCCCGATGCGACTGGTGCTCTACGCCTTGATGTTGGGTTGCGCCTTCGGTGTGGTGTTCGGCCTGGTGGCACAAATCGTCACCCGAGCTTGGGGTGCCTTTCCGTTTGGACCGGCCCTGGCCGTGGGGTGCTACCTCGTGCTGCTTGGCGCGGTGGGTCTCCAGGGTTGAACTAGAACGAACCTGGTACATCCCTTCACGCCGACCGCCAGGGAGGAGCCCCGAAATGGCAGTGTCTACCGAACGCGACCCAAGCCTCACTCGGGCCCACCTGGCGGCATGGCTCGAAGCGCGCACCGGGGCCACCGCCGTAACGGTGGGGGAGGTGTCGATTCCGGGCTTGTCGGGGTTCTCCAACGAGACCTTGCTGTTTGACGCGCAGTGGCAGGGTGAGGTGCATCGCCTCGCCATTCGGGTGGAACCCACCGGCCACACCGTGTTCCCCGCCACCGCGTTCGATGCGCAGGTTTCGGTGATGCAGGCGCTGGGGGCAGAAGGCAGCGTGGCGGTGCCCACGGTGCGGTGGTTCGAGCAGGACACGACAGTGCTCGGAGCACGCTTCGTGTGCATGGATCGCGTGGCGGGCGAGGTGCCGGCCGACAACCCCGGCTATCACGGCGAAGGATGGATGCACGCCCTCGACGGCCCCGGCCAGCGCCGGGTATGGGAGAGCGGCTTGGATGCGATGGCCGCCATCCACCGGCTTGAGGTTGAGGCGTTGGGGCTCGAGTGGCTCGCCCTGGTGTCGCCGGCTCGGCAGTTGGAACTCGATCGGGAGTACCGCCGGTTCGCCGGCGGGGATGTTCCCTATCCGGTGGTGGATGAAGCCTTTGCGATCCTCGAAGCTTCCCTTCCCCCCGCGATCGAGCGGCCCGCTCTGTGCTGGGGCGACTCGCGCATTGGCAACATGATCTTCGACGAGCACCAACAGGTGGCCGCAGTCTTGGACTGGGAGATGGTCACCTATGGCGACCCCGTGCAGGACCTGGCGTGGTTTCTCCTGTTGGATCGTCATCACACCATGGCCTTCGAAGTACCGCGCCTCGCCGGGCTACCCAGTCGAGCTGAATCCATCGCCCGTTGGGAGCAGGCCAGCGGCTACTCCGCTACCCATCTGGGCTGGTACGAACTCCTGGGGGCGGCCCGCTACGCCTCGGTGATGGTGCGGGTCATGATGCTCCTCGATGCGAGTGGGGTGTTCCCCGGTGCCGCCGATGCCGCCTTCGACCAGACCGGCACCCGATTGCTGGCCGAGATGCTCGCCGAGCGTTCCTAACCCACGGCCCAGCTTTCGTGCCACACCACCCCAAGGAGATCTGATGCTTTCGCCCCTCGACGACCTGCCGATCCACCAAGTCGCTCACCCGGTTCGCCAACCGGGCACCAGCGACCGCAACTTCTACGACCGCTATTACTTCAACTGCCACCCATGTTCCGACGAAATGTTCCTCGTCATGGGCATGGGCCAGTATCCCAATCTCGGGGTGCAGGATGCCTTCGCGGTGGTGCGGCGCGGCGATGAGCATCGGGTGGTGCGAGCCTCGCGTGAACTAGGTCGCCACCGCGGTGATACGTCGGTCGGCCCGTTCGCAGTCGAAGTGGTGGAGGGGCTCAAGACGCTGCGTTGCACCCTGGATGCCCCAGAACATGGCCTGTCCTACGACCTCACCTGGGAGGGCTATGTCCCGGCCTTTCAGGAACCCCCGCACGTAGATCGAAACGCCAATGGCCGCGCGTTCCTGGATGCCTGCCGCTTCGCCCAACTTGGTTCATGGAGTGGGTGGATCGACGTGGCCGGCGATCGCTTGGAGGTGACCCCGGACCATTGGTGGGGTAGTCGCGACCGCTCCTGGGGTATCCGGCCGGTGGGTGAACCCGAGGCCCCCGGCAATCTGACGAGCCATCCCGCCGGGGCCTTTCGCTGGCTCTACGCCCCCTTCCGGATGCCCGACCATGCCTTGGTGTTCATTTGCCAGGAGCGCGAAAACGGCAGCCGGGTGCTGGAGGAAGCCGTACGGCTCTGGCCCGACGGTCGCGTCGATTTCCTGGGTCGGGCGGAGCACGATCTGCGCTGGAATGCCAACGGTCCGGGCCTGTTCGGGCTGGTCGAGGGAGGCACCCTTCGCCTGGGGGACCTCGTGGTGCAGGTGGAGCCGGTGCTCCCCGTGCACATTGGAGTGGGGACGGGCTACGGCTTCGACGGTGACGGTTGGAAACACGGCGCGTATCAGGGGGACCTGGAGGTTCAGGGCAAGGTCTACGACCTCGCGTCGGAGACGGGTCGCGCCGCCATGTTCGGCATCGTGGATTCGGTGTCCAAGTTCACCATCGGCAACCAGACCGGCTGGGGCCTGTTCGAGCACCTCTACGTGTAGCGGCCCCCGTTGGAGGCGATGGTCAAGCGGGGGCCAGGCACACGGTCCAGGTGACCGGCACCAGTGATGACCGTTCTGCTCCCATCGAGCCAAAGACCACCACCTCATCGCCGCGCACCACCAGATTGGTTGCGGTGTAATACGCATCGGTGCTGGGGAGAATCTTGACGACGCGGAACTGGCCGTCGGCGGTGAGCTCTAACACGCCGGCGGTGAAGCCAACGTCGGCGCCGTCGTCATTCCGCCGGATGCGATCCACCGCCAGGAGTACACGCCCATCGGGGCGGGTGGCCAATCCCCACAGGCGGACATCGGCGAGGTCGGTGTTGTTGATGATCTCGGTGACTGGTTCATCGTCGGTTGGCCAGTCGGCCAGGAACGGGCGGATGGGGTTACCAACCACAAACCCCACTGCGCTCGCCCCGGCAGCGGTGGCCTCCAAATCCATCAACTTATTGTCGTCGGGTGCCGACGGTGGGGAAAGAGGCACCTTGGCCGTCGTCCAGTTCTGGCCATCCGACGAGGTGACTAGCTCAGCGGTCCTGCCGTTGGCCGCTCCGCTCAGGGCATACCAACGGCCGCCGTCATGGGCGAGCGCGCTCAGGGTGGTGTCGCCGGTATGACCATCCAACCGCCAGGGAGTTTCGGTCCAGGTGACGAGGTCGCTCGATCGCCACATCCGGGCCGGGGCATCGGTCGTGGAGTTGTCTCTGGTGGCGACCCACACCTCACCATTGGCCTCGGTCATGGCCTGCGGTTCATCCTTCGGCCCGCCCGGGCGCGCCTGGCTACTCCAGGTGGTTTCCCCGACGGGGCGAACCCACAGCACATCTCCGATGGCCACCAGTTGCCCATCGGGACGAGCCAGGGCATCGGTGAGGGTGCCTTGATCTGGCGTATCGGGCAGAAGCACCGGTTCTTCGGTGGTTGCCTCACAGGCGATAGCCTGAAGCCCCGCGGTGGTGGGCGGGGCCTTCTTGGCTGTCGGCGGGTCGCTCTGGGTGCATGACGCCGCCGTCAAGGCGGCTACCACCAGCAGCAACGCTCCCCGTCCTGGGTATGGGCGGCGATGCGGTTCCATGGAGAAGAAACCTACCGTCCAGAATAGGTGCCAGTACCAGCGCGGCCGACCGGTAACCTCCAGCCATGCTTCGGTATCTGACCGCCGGTGAATCCCACGGGCGAGCCTTGGTGGTGATCGTGGAGGGCCTGCCCGCGGGCTTGGCGCTGGCCACCGAGCAGGTACAAACCGAATTGGGCCGTCGACGCTTGGGGTATGGGCGCGGCCCCCGAATGAAGTTCGAACAAGACGAGGTGACCATTGTCGGTGGGGTGCGGCACGGCATCACGCTGGGATCGCCGGTGGCCATCGAGGTGGCCAACAGCGAGTGGAACCGCGATCCTGAGAAGTGGCAGCGGGAGATGTCGGTGCGCGCTGAGGACGGCCCCACGCGGGCGCCCCTTACCCAGGTCCGTCCCGGCCATGCCGACCTCGCCGGGATGCAAAAGTACGGCCTGGCTGATGCGCGCGATGTCCTCGAGCGGGCCTCAGCTCGCGAAACAGCCGCCCGGGTGGCGGCGGGCACCATCGCCAAGGCGCTCTTGGCCGATCTTGATGTGGAGATTCTGAGCCACGTCATCCAAATGGGCGGTGCCCGTTCGCCGGTAGCCGGCCGGCCCGGGCCCGGCGATCTGGCCCGGGTGGATGCGTCGCCCGTCCGTTGTTTCGACCCAACAGCGGCAGAGGAGATGGTGGCGCAGATCAAACAGGCGGCCAAGGACGGCGACAGCCTCGGGGGCATCGTGGAGGTACTGGCCTACGGCGTACCCGTGGGCCTCGGAAGTCATGTGCACTGGGACCGCAAACTCGATGCCCTGCTCGCCCAGGCCCTCATGTCGATTCAGGCCGTGAAAGGGGTGGAGATCGGCGACGGCTTCGAGGTGGCTGGTCGGCGCGGGAGCGACGCCCATGATCCCATCAACTGGAACGCCGAGACGGCCTCCTACCAGCGAGAGTCGTCGTTGGCCGGGGGCATCGAGGGCGGTATCTCTACCGGTGAGGTGATCGTGGCCCGCGCCGCCATGAAGCCCCTGGCCACGCTCAACCGGCCCACCCTCAAGAGTGTGGATACCGCCACCAAAGCCGAGACGGTGTCGTTCAAGGAGCGCACCGATGTGACGGCGGTACCCGCCATGGGGGTGGTGGCTGAGACCATGATGGCCCTCGTGCTCGCCGACGAAGCCACCCGGAAGTTCGGCGGCGACTCGATGGCCGAGTTGCGCCGCAACCGCGATGCGTTCGTCGCGTCGCTCGGCTGATCCGATGATCCGTCACGTGGTGCTGGTGGGTCTGATGGGCTCCGGTAAGACGACTATCGGGCGCCGGGTGGCCGGCACCCTCGACCGCCACTTCCTGGATGCCGACGCCGCCCTCCAGGAGATCTCCGACCGAACCATCGCCGAGATCTTCGAGCGTGACGGCGAGGATGCCTTTCGGGATCTCGAGGCCGACACGTTCGAAGAACTGCTCGAACATCACGAGCCCTGTGTGATCGCCAGCGGCGGCGGTCTCGTGTTGCGATCGGACAACCGAGCCCGAATGCGGCGCCGTGAGATCACCGTGGTCTTCCTGGATGCCACCCCGGCTTTTCTCGCCAGCCGAGTGGAGCGCAAGGACCACCGACCGCTGCTCCACGGGGCTGAGCCGCCGGCAGAGGTACTCAGGCGGTTGCACTCCACGCGAGCGCCGCTCTACGCCGAGGTGGCCGACATCACCGTGTCCATCGAACCGTTTCATAGCTCAAGCCTCAAGCCTAAGCAGGCCATGGCGGAGAGCATCGCAGCGTTGGTGTTGGCGCACGAGCAGGCGGTGAGGGTGTGATCATCGTGCCGGTGGCGGCAGCCGAGCGCACCTACCCCGTACGGATCGGGCCGGGTGCCCGTCACGACCTCGCCGCCGTACTGCCCAAGGGAGTGGGGCGGGTGGCGGTGGTCACCCAAGCCGGCATCGGCATCACCGTGCACTCTGGCTGCGAGCAACGCCAGACCGACATCCCTGATGGTGAGGCCCATAAGACCTTGACGACCGTGGAGATGCTCTGTCGTCAATGGGCCGCCTGGGGTCTCACCCGTGCCGATGCGGTGGTGGCCGTGGGAGGCGGCCTGGTGACCGACGTGGCCGGGTTTGCTGCCGCTAGTTACCACCGAGGAGTGGCCGTGGTGCATGTGCCCACCACCCTGCTAGGCATGGTGGACGCGGCGATCGGCGGCAAGACCGGGGTGAATCTTCCGGAGGGCAAGAACCTCGTCGGAGCGTTCTGGCAGCCGTACGCGGTGCTCTGCGACACCGATGCCCTCGCCACCTTGCCCGACCGCGAGTTGCGGTCGGGTCGCGGGGAGTTGGCGAAATACCACTTCCTGGCCGACGTCGATCTGCTGGGCCTTGATCTGCCCGAACGCATCGCCGCGGCGGTACAAATCAAAGCCACCGTGGTGGCCGGCGACGAACACGAGGATCCCCACGCCCGCCGGGGCCGGGTCATTCTCAACTACGGGCACACCCTGGCTCACGCCCTCGAGATCGAAACGGGCCACGCCCTTCGCCACGGCGAGGCGGTGGCGGTGGGGCTGGCCTACGCCGCCGAGCTGGCTCGTCGTCTCGGGCGGATCGACGATGCTCGTGTGGCGGAGCACCACCGGGTGTTGGCGGCCTACGAACTGGACTCGGCGTTACCCCCTGGAGTGGCGCCGGACCGGCTCATCGAGTTGATGCGCCATGACAAGAAGGCTCTGCACGGACTGACCTTCGTGCTCGATGGACCCGAAGGCGTCGAGGTGGTTTCCGACGTCGCTGAATCCGATGCCCGCGCTGCCCTGGAGGAAATCTGATGTCCACGATCGTGTTGCTCTTGAGTGGCCCCAACCTGAACCTGTTGGGGGAGCGCGAACCGGAGATCTACGGAACCGCCACCCTGGCGGATCATGTGGCGGCCGCTCAGGCGGTGGCTGAGGCCCACGGCCTCACCCTGGAGCATCAACAATCCAACCACGAAGGCGACCTAGTGGACGCCGTGCACGCCGCTCGTGGTCGTTGCGCGGCGATTGTGGTGAACGCAGGGGCCCTCACCCATTACGGCCGATCGCTGCAAGACGCCCTGGCCACCTTCGAAGGCCCGATCGTGGAACTCCACCTCTCGAATCCGGCCGCTCGCGAAGACTGGCGCACCACTTCGGTGATCGCCCCGGTGGCAACGGCGGTGATTGCGGGCCTGGGTGGTCACGGTTACCCCATGGCGCTGGCGGCGGTGGCCCGGCTGCTGGCGTGATCGTCCCCCCGATGGAAGTGCCGAACCGAGTTCGGGGCCTACAGGCCTGTTTGGACTCGGCGGGTTGTGACGCCCTGCTCGTAAGTCACCTCACCAACGTCCGTTACCTCACCGGCTTCACTGGTTCCTCCGGCTACCTCTGGGTGGGGCCCACATCGGTGAGTCTGATTACCGACGGCCGTTATGACGAACAGGCGAGAGGAGAGTTGCACGCCACAGGGGTGATGGCCGAGGTGATCATCGGTCACACCTCCTCGGCGATACGGCAGGCCCTGAGCGACCACGCCGAGGGGGTGCGGAATCTCGGCATCGAAGCGGAGCACGTGAGTTGGGCCGAACAAGGGCGCTATGTGGACGACGTGTTCCCCTCCACCACGCTGGTTCCCTCCTCCGGGCTGGTGGAGGCCCTTCGGGCCGTGAAGGACCGCGGCGAGGTGGCGCGCATCGAAGCCGCCTGTGCCATTGCGGATGCGGCGCTCGGGGCCGTGGCCCCCGGCTTGGAGCATCGGCCCACCGAGGCAGCGTTCGCCCTCGAACTCGACGCCGCCATGCGGACGGGCGGGGCCGACGCCGTGAGTTTCGACACGATCGTGGCGTCTGGCCCTCTCGGGTCGCGGCCCCACCACATGCCCTCGGGCCGGGTGATCGAACGCGGCGATCTGGTGGTTATCGACTTCGGGGCGATGATCGACGGCTACCACTCGGATATGACCCGCACCATTGCCGTGGGCGGATCCGCCGCTCTCGATGCCACCCAGCGCCGGATGATGACGGTGGTGGGTGAGGCGCAGGCCGCCGGGGTGGCTGCGGTAGCGGCAGGCGTGAGCACCACGGCGGTGGATACGGCCTGCCGTGAGGTGATCGCGGCGGCGGGCTGGGCCGAGGCCTTCGTCCACGGAACCGGCCACGGGGTGGGTCTCGACATCCATGAGGCGCCGAGGGTGGCCGCAACTGACGCTGCTACGCTGCTCTCCGGCCACGTCGTCACCGTCGAACCGGGCGTGTACCTCCCCGGTCATGGTGGGGTGCGCATCGAGGACACCGTTGTGGTCACCGAATCCGGGTGTCGTACCCTCACGCGTGCCCCTAAGTCCTAGAGCCGAGGTCCCAACGAAATGTCTGCTGTCTCCACCAACGATCTGAAGCGTGGGATGTCCCTCAACTTGTCCGACGGTCTGTTTCAGGTCGTGGACTTTCAACACGTGAAGCCCGGCAAGGGTGGCGCCTTTGTGCGCACCACGTTGCGCAACATGCGCAACGGTGCCCAGATGGACCGCACCTTCCGGGCCGATGAGAAACTTGAGCAAGCCATGATCGACAAGCGGGAAATGCAGTACCTCTACCGCGACGGCGAAGACTACGTGTTCATGGACAACGAAAATTACGAGCAACTCAACGTGCTGCCTACCTCGCTTGTCCATGCCGCCAACTACATCGTGGATGGCTCCACCGTGGTGCTTCAGATGTACGGCGATGAGATCGTGGGGTCGGATCTGCCGGCGTCGGTGGAACTGAACGTGGCCAACACGGAGCCAGGGGTTCAGGGCGACCGCGTCTCGGGGGCCCGCAAGCCCGCCACTCTCGAAACCGGCCTCGTGCTCCAGGTGCCGTTGTTCGTGAACCCGGGCGACCGCATCAAAGTGGATACTCGCTCCGGCGAGTACCTCACCCGAGCCTGATGTCGCTGGCCGACGAGCGGCGCCGCGCGCGTGAACGGGCCCTGGCTCTGCTCTATGAGGCCGAAACCAAAGGCTGCACCGGCACCGAACTACTTGATCGCCTACCGGTCCCCGCCGACGAGTTTGCCGACAGTCTCGTGCGGGCGGTGGACGAACACCAAGAGCAGATCGACGGCCTCATGAGCGCCTTCTCTAAAGGGTGGACGCTGTCGCGCATGCCGGCCCTCGATCGCGCCGCCCTGCGCATGGGCACGGCCGAACTCCTCACCCGCTCCGATGTGCCCACTGCGGTGGTGCTCAACGAAGTGGTGGAGTTGGCCACCCGGTTTTCTACCGACGACAGCGGTCGCTTTGTGAATGGGCTGCTCGCCAAGATCGCCACGCAGGTGCGCCCGGGCTAAGCGGCGGCCCGGGCGGCCGTGGACGCGTCGGGATCCGCTTGCCATGGTGAGCGGGGTGCCTTCGGTGCTATCCTTCCGTTCTGACGTTAAGCGGGTCCCGTGAGGCCCGGACGGCAGAAAGGAAACCGGCTGATGGCCGAACGTGAACGACGGTCAACGCCCCCCTTCGGGGGCGTTTTTATTGCCCGAAGCCAGGTGATGGACGCCGACGACGTGCGGCGAGCCGTCTGGCGCATGGCCCATGAGATCATCGAGCACAATCACGGCCTCGACAGCGTGGTTCTGGTGGGCCTCCAGACCGGCGGGGTGGGGATGGCGGAAGCCTTTGCCGAGGCCCTGGCGGAGATCGGCGGGCACACCCCCCCGGTTGGCACCCTTGATGTGGCCCTGTTTCGCGACGACATCGGGATTCGCCCGGTACTTCCCGAGGCCGTCACCGACATTCCCATGGACCTCAACGGCGCCATCGTTGTCCTGGTGGACGACGTGCTCTACACCGGCCGCACCATTCGAGCGGCCCTTGATGCTCTCAATGCCTACGGGCGGCCGCGATCGGTGCAGTTGGCCGTGATGGTGGATCGAGGTCATCGCGAGTTGCCGATCCGACCGGACTACGTCGGCAAGAATCTCCCCACCCGGCGCGACGAGGTTGTGAACGTGAGCCCCACGGGTGTTGATCTCGGAGAGGTGGTGAAGCCGTGACGCACCTGTTGTCCATCGCCGATTTGAATCGTGCCGACATCGAACAGCTCCACCAACTCACCGACACCTTTGTGGAGGTCTCGCGGCGGTCCATCCCGAAAGTGCCGGCCTTGCGGGGCAAGAACGTCGTGTGGCTGTTCTACGAAGACTCCACCCGTACCCGGCTGAGTTTCGAGCAGGCCGCCAAACGTCTCTCGGCGGACACGATGACCTTCAGCGTGTCGTCCTCGTCGGTCAAGAAGGGGGAGTCGCTTCGCGACACGGTGCTCACCATCGAGGCGATGGGGGTGGATGCCATCGTGGTGCGGCATGGATCCGCCGGGGTGCCCTGGCAGATCGCCCGGTGGGTCGAGAATCGGGTGCACATCATCAATGCGGGCGACGGATGGCACGAACACCCCACGCAGGCTCTGCTGGACAGTTACACCATCCGATCGGAACGGGGCTCGCTGGAGGGGATGCACATCGGCATCGTCGGCGACGTGAAGCACAGCCGTGTGGCCCGGTCCGATGTGCTGGCCTACACCGCCCTGGGTGCGCAGGTAACCCTGGTCGCACCCCCCACCTTGCTGCCGCCGTCCCTGGCCGGATGGCCCGTCACGGTGAGCCATGACCTCGACGCCGTACTCCCCAGTCTCGATGTGGTGGGGATTCTGCGCATGCAGCAGGAGCGAATGACTGAGAACCTGGTTCCCTCCCTGCGGGAATACACCAGCCTCTACGGCCTCACCCTGCGCAGAGTGGACACCATGCGCGACGATGCCATCATCATGCACCCCGGGCCGGTGAACCGTGGAGTGGAAATCAGCGCGGAAGTGGCCGACCTCCCCCGCTCGAAGATCGTGGATCAGGTACGCAACGGTGTCGCCACCCGCATGGCGGTGCTGTATCTCCTGCTCGGCCAAGGCGTCGACAAGGTCCTCGACCCCGGCGTTCCCGAGGAGGCCCCCGATCAGGAGCACTCCCACGAGTCGGCGACAGACTCGGAATCATCGGTGGGGGTGACGGGCTGATGGGGACGATCGTGATCAAAGGAGGCCGGGTCGTCGATGCCACCGGGGAACGCGTGGCCGATGTGGTGATTGGGGAAGACGGCCTGATCGCGGCGGTGGGTTCCGATCTACCGGGCGACACCGTGCTCGACGCGGCGGGCTGCGTGGTGAGTCCCGGCCTGGTGGACCTGCACAGCCATCTGCGCCAGCCCGGTCAGGAAGAGGCCGAGACCATCGAAACCGGGGCCCGCGCCGCCGCCCTCGGCGGCTACACGTGCATCCTGGCTATGCCCAACACCATCCCGGCGATCGACAATGCCGGGATGGTGCGGGAAGTGCTCGAACTGGGACGGGCCGCCCCTTGCGACGTGCGCACCTCCGGGGCGATCACCGTGGGACGCGGTGGCGAGCAACTGGCCCCGTTGGGGGAGATGGCCGCCCTCGGCGTGCGCTTCTTCACCGACGACGGGGCGGGGGTGGCTGATGGCCGCCTCATGCGGAGGGCCATGGAATACGCCAGCGGCCTACCCACCGGCGTGATCCTCGCCCAGCACTGTGAGGACCCTATTCTGGCGGCCGGCGGACACATGCACGAAGGCGAATGGTCCGCCCGCCTTGGTATCCCCGGCCAACCCGCCGAAGCGGAAGAGTTGATGGTGATGCGGGATCTAGCCCTGGCCCGCCTCACCGGTACCCGCGTGCACTTCCAGCACTTGTCCACTGCCGGTTCGATCGCCATGGTGCAGGCCGCCAAGGCCGCCGGTCTGCCGGTGACCTGTGAGGCCACCACCCATCACTTCACCCTTACCCATGCTGAGTGTGCGTCCTACGACCCAGTGTTCAAAGTGAACCCACCGCTGCGCACCGCCGCCGATGTGGTGGCGGTACGAGCCGGTCTGGCGGACGGGGCGATCGACTGCA belongs to Acidimicrobiia bacterium and includes:
- a CDS encoding PilT/PilU family type 4a pilus ATPase is translated as MGHGLTMRISSRRLGEFLVARRVLSRDALDELLAREARDGVHLSNLLMIDQLVSEQDLMAAVASELGVPYVDLVERSILPDVWGLVPEAFARRHLAVVLERRTAGLLVAMEDPGDEPTVAALAELLGVPILPAVAVRADLLALVEQIYGVGQSDGSGSEEAGAPTFATAAPGSSGLQLNDLLDQVLATGGSDLHLTVGAPPAVRVQGELCRMANMAPLNGSEVRRLVLGMFTEKQRERFLAEGELATSHAIPGRGRFRVSAFVQRDSVGAVLRLVPAEIPSAEDLGLPADVIRWADHTKGLVLVCGPHGSGTSTTMASLVDRINRARACHILTVEQPIEFLHKHRAAIVNQREVGEDTATFESGLRYSLRQDPDVLVVGEIPDVATVRHVLAAAETGHLVMATLRTLDTVKTLERLVDIFPTDQQVQVRHQLATTLRGIVVQQLVPAIDGGFALATEVMKPTAEVVRCIREGDHGSLVKAMLGGPAMGMGTMDQSLAQLVIERQVTVSDAADRAVDPNELRYLTSGLDA
- a CDS encoding prepilin peptidase, producing the protein MPMDVTTTVVLAAGLVGLLVAPVLNVLIDRVPSRAPLHGEREGEAAVPLSWLGIPAQPWLLRAGRAAQGPLPRRWLAVELVTVATFATMAVQYPSLELIPLLLLTASLITVSVIDIQLLRIPDRIIFPTLALALPLLLAISWYRDDLGPFKAGLAGGAGYFLLLFLPHVVYPRGMGFGDVKLALLMGLYLGWMGWSLSYPIVGPMRLVLYALMLGCAFGVVFGLVAQIVTRAWGAFPFGPALAVGCYLVLLGAVGLQG
- a CDS encoding phosphotransferase family protein translates to MAVSTERDPSLTRAHLAAWLEARTGATAVTVGEVSIPGLSGFSNETLLFDAQWQGEVHRLAIRVEPTGHTVFPATAFDAQVSVMQALGAEGSVAVPTVRWFEQDTTVLGARFVCMDRVAGEVPADNPGYHGEGWMHALDGPGQRRVWESGLDAMAAIHRLEVEALGLEWLALVSPARQLELDREYRRFAGGDVPYPVVDEAFAILEASLPPAIERPALCWGDSRIGNMIFDEHQQVAAVLDWEMVTYGDPVQDLAWFLLLDRHHTMAFEVPRLAGLPSRAESIARWEQASGYSATHLGWYELLGAARYASVMVRVMMLLDASGVFPGAADAAFDQTGTRLLAEMLAERS
- a CDS encoding chorismate synthase — protein: MLRYLTAGESHGRALVVIVEGLPAGLALATEQVQTELGRRRLGYGRGPRMKFEQDEVTIVGGVRHGITLGSPVAIEVANSEWNRDPEKWQREMSVRAEDGPTRAPLTQVRPGHADLAGMQKYGLADARDVLERASARETAARVAAGTIAKALLADLDVEILSHVIQMGGARSPVAGRPGPGDLARVDASPVRCFDPTAAEEMVAQIKQAAKDGDSLGGIVEVLAYGVPVGLGSHVHWDRKLDALLAQALMSIQAVKGVEIGDGFEVAGRRGSDAHDPINWNAETASYQRESSLAGGIEGGISTGEVIVARAAMKPLATLNRPTLKSVDTATKAETVSFKERTDVTAVPAMGVVAETMMALVLADEATRKFGGDSMAELRRNRDAFVASLG
- a CDS encoding shikimate kinase, yielding MRSSRRSADPMIRHVVLVGLMGSGKTTIGRRVAGTLDRHFLDADAALQEISDRTIAEIFERDGEDAFRDLEADTFEELLEHHEPCVIASGGGLVLRSDNRARMRRREITVVFLDATPAFLASRVERKDHRPLLHGAEPPAEVLRRLHSTRAPLYAEVADITVSIEPFHSSSLKPKQAMAESIAALVLAHEQAVRV
- a CDS encoding 3-dehydroquinate synthase, yielding MIIVPVAAAERTYPVRIGPGARHDLAAVLPKGVGRVAVVTQAGIGITVHSGCEQRQTDIPDGEAHKTLTTVEMLCRQWAAWGLTRADAVVAVGGGLVTDVAGFAAASYHRGVAVVHVPTTLLGMVDAAIGGKTGVNLPEGKNLVGAFWQPYAVLCDTDALATLPDRELRSGRGELAKYHFLADVDLLGLDLPERIAAAVQIKATVVAGDEHEDPHARRGRVILNYGHTLAHALEIETGHALRHGEAVAVGLAYAAELARRLGRIDDARVAEHHRVLAAYELDSALPPGVAPDRLIELMRHDKKALHGLTFVLDGPEGVEVVSDVAESDARAALEEI
- a CDS encoding 3-dehydroquinate dehydratase; the encoded protein is MSTIVLLLSGPNLNLLGEREPEIYGTATLADHVAAAQAVAEAHGLTLEHQQSNHEGDLVDAVHAARGRCAAIVVNAGALTHYGRSLQDALATFEGPIVELHLSNPAAREDWRTTSVIAPVATAVIAGLGGHGYPMALAAVARLLA